The proteins below are encoded in one region of Sander lucioperca isolate FBNREF2018 chromosome 11, SLUC_FBN_1.2, whole genome shotgun sequence:
- the sh3gl1b gene encoding endophilin-A2: MSVAGFKKQFYKASQMVSEKVGGAEGTKLDDDFRDLERKVDVTSKAVVEVISKTSEYLQPNPASRAKLSMLNTMSKIRGQVKNPGYPQAEGLLGECMSKYGRELGEETNFGGALVDVGEAMKRLAEVKDSLDIDVKQNFIDPLQGLCDKDLREIQHHLKKLEGRRLDYDYKKKRQGKIPDEEVRQALEKFHESKEVAETSMYNLLETDIEQVSQLSSLVESQLQYHRQAVQVLEELSDKLKERCSNATCHTQISTFCRAPKFESVRLNFTSSR, translated from the exons ATGTCGGTAGCGGGTTTCAAGAAGCAGTTTTATAAAGCCAGCCAG ATGGTAAGTGAGAAAGTTGGAGGTGCTGAAGGAACTAAACTAGATGATGACTTCAGAGACTTGGAACGG AAAGTAGATGTGACCAGTAAAGCGGTAGTGGAGGTTATCTCCAAAACATCAGAGTACCTTCAGCCCAACCCAG CATCACGGGCCAAACTATCCATGTTGAACACCATGTCTAAGATCCGCGGCCAGGTGAAGAACCCAGGCTACCCTCAGGCCGAGGGGCTGCTAGGAGAATGTATGAGCAAGTATGGACGGGAGCTCGGAGAGGAGACTAACTTtg GCGGAGCGCTAGTAGATGTTGGAGAGGCTATGAAGAGATTGGCAGAAGTCAAAGACTCTCTAGATATCGATGTCAAACAGAACTTCATCGATCCATTGCAAGGGCTCTGTGACAAGGACCTCAGAGAGATACAG CATCATCTGAAGAAGCTGGAAGGCCGTCGCTTGGACTACGATTACAAGAAAAAGCGTCAGGGCAAGATCCCAGATGAGGAGGTTCGACAGGCCCTGGAGAAGTTTCATGAGTCTAAGGAAGTGGCCGAGACGAGCATGTACAACCTGCTGGAGACTGAC atagaGCAGGTGAGCCAGCTGTCATCCCTGGTGGAGTCCCAGCTGCAGTACCACAGACAGGCTGTGCAGGTGCTGGAGGAGCTTTCTGACAAACTGAAAGAGAGGTGCAGTAATGCGACCTGCCACACACAAATATCAACATTCTGCAGGGCTccaaaatttgagagtgtgcgactgaattttacatccagtcgc